Proteins encoded in a region of the uncultured Paludibaculum sp. genome:
- a CDS encoding FtsX-like permease family protein: MDVPRAGVASAGGTTAIPFGGNHSDSVIFAEGYAMRPGESVVSPRQIHVTPGYFETMGIGLVRGRYFDERDNERSAPAIIVDEILAKKFWPNSDPIGRRMFQPQDVNDLMKTDEHTRWLRVVGVVRPIAQDALDSKAQSVGAYYLAHRQGPDRFLTFAVRLSTDRDAALRAIRSTIAAIDPELAVFDVKSMAQRAELSLSSRRAAMALSLAFGGLALFLAAIGIYGVLAYLVTQRRREIGIRVALGSTGAGIVRLVFGEGLVLVGVGLALGIAAAVGLRAVVENELYGVSALDPAVLAAVVVVLGLVALMACVVPAWRALKVDPMVVLSES, from the coding sequence ATGGACGTCCCCCGAGCGGGGGTTGCTTCGGCGGGCGGAACGACGGCGATTCCGTTTGGGGGCAATCACAGCGACAGCGTGATTTTCGCGGAAGGGTATGCGATGAGGCCGGGCGAGTCGGTGGTCTCTCCACGGCAGATCCACGTGACACCGGGCTATTTCGAGACGATGGGGATTGGACTGGTGCGCGGGCGGTATTTCGACGAGCGGGATAACGAGCGGTCGGCGCCGGCGATTATTGTCGACGAGATTCTGGCGAAGAAGTTCTGGCCGAATTCCGATCCGATTGGACGGCGGATGTTCCAACCACAGGACGTCAACGACCTGATGAAGACGGATGAGCACACGCGGTGGCTACGGGTGGTGGGGGTGGTGCGGCCGATCGCTCAGGACGCGTTGGATTCGAAAGCGCAGTCGGTGGGGGCGTATTACCTGGCGCACCGGCAGGGCCCGGACCGGTTTCTGACGTTTGCGGTCCGGCTGTCGACCGACAGGGATGCAGCGTTGCGCGCGATCCGGTCGACGATCGCGGCAATCGATCCGGAGCTAGCGGTCTTCGATGTGAAAAGCATGGCGCAGCGGGCGGAGTTGTCGTTGTCGTCACGGAGGGCGGCGATGGCGCTGTCGCTGGCGTTCGGCGGGCTGGCACTGTTTCTTGCGGCGATCGGGATCTATGGCGTGCTGGCATACCTGGTGACGCAACGGCGGCGGGAGATCGGCATTCGGGTGGCGCTGGGGAGCACGGGGGCGGGGATTGTACGGCTGGTGTTTGGCGAGGGGTTGGTGCTGGTGGGGGTCGGCCTGGCGCTGGGGATCGCGGCGGCCGTGGGCTTGCGAGCGGTGGTGGAGAATGAACTGTATGGGGTGAGCGCGCTGGATCCGGCCGTGCTAGCGGCTGTGGTCGTGGTGCTAGGGTTGGTAGCGCTGATGGCGTGTGTGGTACCGGCGTGGCGGGCGTTGAAGGTGGATCCGATGGTTGTGCTTAGTGAGAGCTAG
- a CDS encoding IS4 family transposase, whose translation MREPRIGPGWTAERGALLQLSVGAVSFSHRDRARATPKEGKTILQAASLFNQLLHHFPRNEFAALVKKHGAERSAKGFTCWTQFVSMLFCQLGRADSLREICNGLSCCLGKLVHLGIAKAPRRSTLSYANEHRPAALFEDLFWTSLARFRDSGALGQRQHKFRFKNKLLSLDSTTITLCLSLFPWAKYRRAKGGVKAHVLLDHDDYLPAYVLLTEARRSDVKMADSFLLNPGSIVAMDRGYNDYALFGRWTKAGVFFVTRLKDDAQFEIVEERTRPQNSAICVDQIIRLTSAKGRAGCPHLLRRVVVWVPEKDDVIVLLTNHLEFGATTIAAIYKDRWKLELFFKAIKQNLTVKTFVGTSENALRIQIWTALIALLLLKWLHHLSRANWSLSNLASLLRLNLFTYRELTKWLNDPLETPPLPPPPQQLTLALC comes from the coding sequence ATCCGCGAACCACGAATCGGGCCCGGTTGGACGGCTGAGAGGGGTGCCCTCCTACAATTAAGCGTTGGCGCAGTTTCGTTTTCTCACCGGGACCGCGCCCGCGCCACACCCAAGGAGGGCAAGACAATCCTACAAGCCGCCAGTCTCTTCAATCAACTGCTGCACCACTTCCCCCGCAACGAGTTCGCCGCTCTCGTCAAGAAGCACGGCGCCGAACGCTCCGCCAAGGGCTTCACCTGCTGGACCCAGTTCGTTTCCATGCTCTTCTGCCAACTCGGCCGCGCCGACTCCCTTCGCGAGATCTGCAACGGGCTCAGTTGCTGCCTCGGCAAACTCGTGCACCTCGGCATCGCCAAAGCGCCCCGCCGTTCCACCCTTTCCTATGCCAATGAACACCGCCCTGCCGCCCTGTTCGAGGATCTCTTCTGGACCTCGCTGGCCCGCTTCCGCGACAGTGGGGCCCTCGGCCAGCGCCAACACAAGTTCCGCTTCAAAAACAAGTTGCTCAGTCTGGACTCGACCACCATTACTCTGTGTCTGAGCCTGTTCCCCTGGGCGAAGTACCGTCGCGCCAAAGGCGGAGTGAAGGCGCATGTCCTCCTTGATCACGACGACTACCTCCCTGCCTATGTGCTGCTCACCGAAGCCCGCCGGAGCGATGTCAAAATGGCCGACTCCTTCCTGCTCAATCCCGGCTCCATCGTCGCCATGGATCGCGGCTACAACGACTACGCCCTGTTTGGCCGCTGGACGAAGGCCGGCGTCTTCTTCGTGACCCGGCTGAAAGACGATGCCCAGTTTGAGATTGTCGAGGAGCGGACAAGGCCGCAGAACAGCGCGATCTGTGTCGACCAGATCATCCGTCTCACTTCGGCCAAAGGCCGCGCCGGCTGCCCGCATCTGCTACGCCGCGTCGTGGTCTGGGTCCCCGAAAAGGACGATGTCATCGTGCTCCTCACCAACCATCTGGAGTTCGGCGCGACGACCATTGCCGCCATCTACAAGGACCGCTGGAAACTGGAATTGTTTTTTAAGGCGATCAAGCAAAACTTGACCGTGAAGACCTTCGTTGGCACCAGCGAGAACGCTCTCCGCATCCAGATTTGGACAGCCCTGATCGCTCTGCTGTTGTTGAAGTGGCTGCATCACCTCTCCCGCGCCAACTGGTCCTTGTCCAATCTGGCCTCGTTGCTGCGGCTCAACCTGTTCACCTACCGCGAATTGACGAAATGGCTGAACGATCCGCTCGAAACCCCACCTCTGCCACCGCCGCCGCAGCAATTGACTCTCGCCCTGTGCTGA
- a CDS encoding ATP-binding protein has protein sequence MKSGRPKNHDRFKLDIAQDMSAFANSDGGMIIIGVREEKNNPVEIDGVDLGTMSREALGQIAASRINPNIPGLKISVLSGPIGKDVLVIEIERSASAPHQGPNNTYYRRHQHHIQPMAHYEIEDLRLRQIAVTPLVTVRTATRGSILSAVDILNTGPHPAEDVRFEFSSSRLWEGGQTPAPLLNGIRQLGPGQRLRFRSQSFSNLLAKDSPPAIFDVKVDYIHTRLQRRMQEKWCLDFEAYRGSMSVLSDEQQLQQTAAKDLELTRRALEDVARALKDAAARLIGANGLDLSLYTLRNLRAIMSGEPIEKLSARYWSAEALRSTLNIDHELASRLERIYERDAFTKMELRNIDGMTDEIMARLEQSFAIPGES, from the coding sequence GTGAAATCAGGCAGACCCAAAAACCACGATAGATTCAAGCTCGATATTGCGCAGGATATGTCGGCCTTCGCGAACTCCGATGGTGGCATGATAATAATCGGAGTTCGCGAGGAAAAAAATAATCCTGTTGAAATTGATGGCGTGGACCTCGGGACGATGAGCCGAGAGGCACTGGGACAGATTGCAGCATCCAGAATCAACCCGAACATTCCTGGATTGAAAATATCCGTACTTTCCGGACCAATCGGAAAGGACGTGTTGGTAATAGAGATTGAGCGGAGCGCCAGTGCACCCCATCAAGGACCTAACAACACTTACTATCGTCGGCACCAACACCACATACAGCCCATGGCGCACTACGAGATTGAAGATCTGCGGTTGCGTCAGATTGCAGTTACACCACTTGTTACTGTGAGGACGGCCACGAGGGGTTCAATACTTTCTGCGGTTGACATCCTGAATACAGGGCCACACCCTGCGGAGGATGTGAGATTTGAGTTCTCCTCCTCCAGGCTCTGGGAAGGCGGGCAGACTCCGGCCCCTCTGCTAAACGGAATCCGGCAATTGGGGCCGGGCCAGCGCCTCCGGTTCAGGTCTCAGTCATTCTCCAATCTGCTGGCGAAAGATTCTCCGCCTGCCATCTTTGACGTGAAAGTAGATTACATACACACCAGACTGCAGCGACGAATGCAAGAAAAGTGGTGTCTAGATTTTGAGGCTTATCGCGGCTCGATGTCTGTCCTAAGTGATGAGCAGCAGTTGCAACAAACAGCAGCCAAGGATCTCGAATTGACGCGAAGGGCACTTGAGGATGTTGCGCGGGCGTTGAAGGACGCTGCCGCTAGGCTCATTGGAGCGAACGGGTTAGACCTGTCACTATACACTCTCCGCAATCTTCGTGCCATTATGAGTGGCGAACCGATCGAGAAGTTGTCGGCGCGATACTGGTCTGCGGAAGCGCTTCGATCGACATTGAACATAGATCATGAATTGGCTTCGAGACTTGAGCGGATTTATGAGCGCGATGCTTTTACGAAGATGGAATTGAGAAATATTGACGGAATGACTGATGAGATCATGGCGCGGCTCGAGCAGAGCTTCGCGATTCCTGGAGAAAGCTAG
- a CDS encoding sodium:solute symporter family protein translates to MTPALLLMQSAPSRLISLGGVDLSIITIYFVVVLLIGFYLKGQSSTGEDFFMAGREMTAWIAGLSFLSANLGSLELMGWAAAAYQYGILATHWYWIGAIPAMLFLGIVMMPFYYISKTHSVPGYLQLRFGEPSRALSAVSFGFMTVLMSGINMYSMALVMKVVLGWDINFSIWVSSITVAIYVALGGLRSAIFNEVLQFILIWVGALVIPIVGLVEAGGWDGMVAKIHQNWQGQDYTHLWSTMGSFTDNPMGIHWTGIVLGLGWVISFGYWTTDFLVVQRVLAAKDLRAAKMAPIIGAAFKMMVPFIVILPGLLALAVLPFKLTGEGAALASGGHSYNEVLPIMLARYCGPGLLGLGITALIAGFMSGMAGNVSAFATVWTYDIYRAFVKKEATDAHYVSMGRWCTVLGVLISIGTAYLVMEFKSIMDYVQALFSFFIAPLFGTVILGMLWKRATPQGGFWGLLTGTVSSIAMWAWVKADHSALSYIAFSSNAKDMAENMYRALWSWLVCVIVTVVVSYLTAPKPEKELVGLVYGCTEIPSEAQVPLYQRPAFWAVLIAIVFVILQVIFW, encoded by the coding sequence ATGACTCCAGCCTTGTTGCTCATGCAGTCGGCTCCGTCGCGACTGATCTCCCTGGGTGGTGTGGATCTTTCGATCATCACCATCTATTTCGTCGTCGTCCTCCTCATCGGCTTCTACCTAAAAGGGCAGTCGTCCACCGGAGAGGACTTCTTCATGGCCGGCCGCGAGATGACAGCCTGGATCGCCGGGCTCAGCTTCCTCTCGGCCAATCTCGGATCGCTGGAACTGATGGGCTGGGCTGCGGCCGCTTATCAGTACGGCATCCTGGCCACACACTGGTATTGGATCGGCGCAATCCCCGCGATGCTCTTCCTCGGCATCGTCATGATGCCGTTCTACTACATCTCCAAGACCCACTCGGTCCCGGGCTATCTGCAACTGCGTTTCGGCGAGCCATCGCGAGCCCTGTCCGCCGTCTCGTTCGGGTTCATGACCGTGCTGATGAGCGGCATCAACATGTATTCGATGGCCCTGGTGATGAAGGTGGTGCTCGGCTGGGACATCAATTTCAGCATCTGGGTGTCGTCCATCACCGTCGCGATCTATGTCGCCCTTGGCGGATTGCGTTCGGCTATTTTCAATGAAGTTCTGCAGTTCATCCTCATCTGGGTGGGTGCGCTCGTCATTCCCATAGTCGGACTCGTCGAGGCCGGTGGCTGGGACGGCATGGTGGCGAAGATCCATCAGAACTGGCAGGGGCAGGACTACACGCACCTGTGGAGCACAATGGGTTCGTTCACCGACAATCCCATGGGCATCCATTGGACCGGCATCGTGCTCGGTCTCGGATGGGTAATCTCCTTCGGATATTGGACGACGGACTTCCTCGTCGTCCAACGCGTGCTAGCGGCAAAGGATCTGCGTGCGGCCAAGATGGCGCCCATCATCGGCGCCGCCTTTAAGATGATGGTGCCCTTCATCGTCATTCTTCCTGGTCTCCTTGCACTGGCCGTTCTCCCCTTCAAGCTGACGGGAGAGGGTGCCGCGCTCGCGTCGGGCGGGCACAGCTACAACGAGGTGCTGCCCATCATGTTGGCTCGCTATTGCGGGCCCGGCTTGCTCGGGTTGGGGATCACCGCCCTGATTGCAGGCTTCATGAGCGGCATGGCCGGCAATGTGAGCGCGTTCGCGACCGTCTGGACCTACGACATCTATCGCGCGTTCGTGAAAAAGGAAGCGACCGATGCTCACTACGTCAGCATGGGCCGCTGGTGCACCGTCCTCGGCGTGCTGATCTCCATCGGCACCGCCTATCTCGTCATGGAGTTCAAGAGCATCATGGACTATGTCCAGGCGCTCTTCAGCTTCTTCATCGCTCCGCTGTTCGGCACCGTGATCCTGGGCATGTTGTGGAAGCGGGCCACACCGCAGGGTGGGTTCTGGGGGCTCCTCACCGGTACGGTCTCATCCATCGCCATGTGGGCCTGGGTCAAGGCGGATCATTCGGCGCTCAGCTACATCGCGTTTTCCTCGAACGCCAAGGACATGGCCGAGAACATGTATCGCGCCCTCTGGTCGTGGCTGGTCTGCGTGATTGTCACCGTCGTGGTGAGTTACCTGACGGCACCCAAGCCGGAGAAAGAACTGGTGGGCTTGGTCTATGGCTGCACCGAAATCCCCAGTGAGGCGCAGGTCCCGCTCTATCAGCGCCCGGCCTTCTGGGCCGTCCTCATCGCGATCGTTTTCGTGATTCTACAGGTGATTTTCTGGTAA
- a CDS encoding L-fucose/L-arabinose isomerase family protein: MQRKMTFGVIVGNRGFFPDHLAKTGREDIIRVLEAAGYGVVVLSPEESKYGAVETRVESRKCADLFKRNREAIDGIIVTLPNFGEERGIVEALNLADLRVPVLIQATPDRADNMTIAVRRDSFCGKMSACNNLQQYKIPYSLTTLHTESLDSPEFANDLASFAAICRVVKGLRRCRVGAIGARPTAFNTVRYSEKLFEGSGIDIDPIDLSEIFGRIQKMKDDDPAAVAKLAQIQAYVSTAGIAPEALVKMAKLGAVIDGWMKDNEITVTAIQCWTSMEEYFGVVPCTIMSMMSNNLFPSACEVDVPGVVGMYALALASETPSALLDWNNNYGDDPDKAVCFHCSNLPKHFFESARMDYQEIIAGTVGKLNTFGTVVGKVKASPMTYLRVSTTDSKGKISCYIGEGEFTDDPLETFGGAGVVRIPNLQGLLRYICENGFEHHVAANMSRVAPAVHEALHKYLGWDIHWHR; the protein is encoded by the coding sequence ATGCAACGCAAAATGACATTCGGTGTGATTGTTGGCAACCGCGGCTTCTTCCCTGATCATCTGGCCAAAACCGGACGGGAGGACATCATCCGCGTACTGGAAGCGGCCGGCTATGGCGTGGTGGTCTTGTCGCCGGAAGAAAGCAAATACGGCGCCGTGGAGACACGAGTCGAATCCCGCAAGTGCGCTGACCTGTTCAAGCGCAACCGCGAAGCGATCGATGGCATCATCGTCACCCTGCCTAACTTTGGCGAGGAACGCGGCATTGTCGAAGCCCTGAACCTGGCCGACCTGCGCGTCCCCGTGCTCATTCAGGCGACGCCCGATCGCGCCGACAACATGACCATCGCCGTCCGCCGCGATAGCTTCTGCGGCAAGATGAGCGCCTGCAATAATCTGCAGCAGTACAAGATCCCTTACTCGCTCACCACCCTGCACACTGAGTCGCTGGACTCGCCGGAGTTCGCCAACGACCTGGCGTCCTTCGCGGCCATCTGCCGTGTGGTGAAGGGCCTGCGGCGGTGTCGAGTCGGCGCCATCGGTGCGCGGCCGACGGCCTTCAATACCGTCCGCTACAGCGAAAAGCTGTTTGAAGGTTCCGGAATCGACATCGATCCCATCGACCTCTCCGAGATCTTCGGTCGCATCCAGAAGATGAAGGACGACGATCCGGCCGCTGTCGCCAAACTCGCTCAGATCCAGGCCTACGTCTCCACTGCCGGCATCGCGCCCGAAGCGCTGGTGAAGATGGCGAAGCTTGGAGCGGTGATCGATGGCTGGATGAAGGACAACGAAATCACCGTCACAGCCATCCAGTGCTGGACGTCGATGGAAGAGTACTTCGGCGTTGTGCCCTGCACCATCATGAGCATGATGAGCAACAACCTCTTCCCCAGCGCGTGCGAAGTCGACGTGCCTGGCGTGGTGGGGATGTATGCCCTGGCGCTCGCTTCCGAGACGCCCAGCGCCCTGCTCGACTGGAACAACAACTACGGCGACGATCCCGACAAGGCCGTCTGCTTCCACTGTTCCAACCTGCCGAAGCATTTCTTCGAGTCGGCGCGCATGGACTACCAGGAGATCATCGCCGGCACGGTGGGCAAGCTCAACACGTTCGGCACGGTAGTGGGCAAGGTGAAGGCCAGCCCCATGACCTACCTGCGCGTTTCCACCACCGACAGCAAGGGCAAGATCAGTTGCTACATCGGTGAGGGCGAGTTCACTGACGATCCGCTGGAGACGTTCGGTGGAGCCGGTGTGGTGCGCATCCCCAATTTGCAGGGATTGCTGCGCTACATCTGCGAGAACGGCTTCGAGCACCACGTGGCGGCCAACATGTCACGCGTCGCTCCTGCGGTTCATGAGGCCCTGCACAAATACCTGGGCTGGGATATCCACTGGCACCGTTAA
- a CDS encoding VOC family protein — MRRLPLCLLLACLIPVFGQTPDFYRQTPRLMWVVRDAQATADAWEKAGVPHDGDLEPYQAAKVELRGRPGSHKFSMLSGYFGNLRADWIQPVKGNSAWKEFLDKRGPGVFGLMFRVPSMDELVMEAARLQSLGVTRLEEGVFEFDQGWKVPYVMLDTAGEGKYTLCLYYDPEPDPAPDSRGPQVAQLALIAKDLSKVSAYWTKLGFAPIVESHSEIREKVYKGAPGRFEMKLAFQRQFPIAMEWIQPVVGPSIYEDQLAGQGEGFQHLAFDAKDLETESARWRELGFPATMSGTWGEKGAAGSGRFAYHDLHAAGGVDVELLWNYATSAARTGP; from the coding sequence ATGCGCCGCCTTCCCCTGTGTCTTCTCCTGGCCTGCCTGATCCCCGTGTTTGGGCAGACCCCCGATTTCTATAGGCAGACACCCCGCCTGATGTGGGTTGTGCGCGACGCCCAAGCCACCGCTGATGCCTGGGAAAAGGCCGGTGTGCCGCATGACGGCGACCTCGAACCCTACCAGGCCGCCAAGGTGGAGTTGCGCGGAAGACCGGGCAGCCACAAGTTTTCGATGCTCAGCGGTTACTTCGGCAACCTGCGCGCCGACTGGATCCAGCCCGTCAAGGGGAACTCCGCCTGGAAGGAGTTCCTGGACAAGCGCGGGCCCGGAGTCTTCGGGCTGATGTTCCGTGTTCCCTCCATGGACGAATTGGTCATGGAGGCCGCCCGCCTCCAGTCCCTCGGTGTGACCCGCCTGGAAGAGGGTGTCTTCGAGTTTGACCAGGGCTGGAAGGTGCCCTACGTGATGTTGGACACGGCTGGGGAAGGGAAGTACACGCTGTGTTTGTACTACGACCCGGAGCCGGATCCGGCCCCCGACAGCCGGGGGCCCCAGGTCGCGCAGTTGGCCCTGATCGCGAAGGATCTCTCCAAAGTCTCGGCCTACTGGACGAAGCTCGGCTTTGCACCCATCGTGGAGTCGCACTCCGAGATCCGCGAGAAAGTCTACAAGGGTGCACCCGGCCGATTCGAGATGAAGCTGGCCTTCCAGCGCCAGTTCCCCATCGCGATGGAGTGGATCCAGCCTGTGGTTGGGCCCTCCATCTACGAGGATCAACTGGCGGGGCAGGGTGAGGGGTTCCAGCACCTGGCCTTCGACGCCAAGGACCTGGAAACGGAGTCGGCGCGGTGGCGGGAGTTAGGCTTTCCGGCGACGATGTCCGGAACGTGGGGCGAGAAGGGCGCGGCGGGCTCCGGCCGCTTTGCTTACCACGATCTCCACGCCGCGGGCGGAGTCGACGTTGAGCTGCTGTGGAACTACGCCACCTCGGCAGCCCGAACCGGCCCGTGA